One genomic segment of Occultella kanbiaonis includes these proteins:
- a CDS encoding carbohydrate ABC transporter permease encodes MTTTTVDRAPTRKAPPGPPGGPRRRLGRGEARWGVLLALPAILGFAIFTIGPMVASLIFSLTDWQIGGDPQFIGFGNYVEMADDPLFWKSLGVTTYYTLAAVPLTLFVGFVVALLVNQSFRGQSLWRTVYYLPTLVPAVASAVLWIWIFNPDFGLFNTILRSVGLPTSNWLYSESTAIPSLVIMATWGFGNAMVIFLAGLQGVPGQLYEAVALDGGGAWAKFRHVTWPFMTPVIFYNLVTGVIGTFQVFNQAYVMTEGGPNNATLFYIYYLYTKAFTDSEMGYASALAWVLFLIVMVVTVVLFRNARSWVFYEMGDAR; translated from the coding sequence ATGACCACCACGACAGTGGACCGGGCGCCGACGCGCAAGGCGCCGCCCGGTCCGCCGGGTGGTCCGCGCCGACGCCTCGGGCGCGGCGAGGCGCGCTGGGGGGTGCTGCTCGCACTCCCCGCGATCCTCGGTTTCGCCATCTTCACGATCGGGCCCATGGTCGCCTCGCTGATCTTCAGCCTCACGGACTGGCAGATCGGCGGTGACCCGCAGTTCATCGGGTTCGGCAACTACGTCGAGATGGCCGACGACCCACTGTTCTGGAAGTCCCTCGGGGTCACCACCTACTACACGCTGGCGGCCGTGCCACTGACCCTGTTCGTCGGGTTCGTGGTCGCGTTGCTGGTGAACCAGAGCTTCCGCGGGCAGTCCCTGTGGCGCACCGTGTACTACCTGCCGACCCTCGTGCCGGCGGTGGCCAGCGCGGTTCTGTGGATCTGGATCTTCAACCCGGACTTCGGGCTGTTCAACACGATCCTGCGCTCGGTCGGCCTGCCCACGTCCAACTGGCTCTACTCGGAGTCGACGGCGATCCCGTCGCTGGTGATCATGGCCACCTGGGGCTTCGGGAACGCCATGGTCATCTTCCTGGCGGGTCTGCAGGGGGTGCCGGGCCAGTTGTACGAGGCGGTCGCCCTTGACGGCGGCGGCGCTTGGGCGAAGTTCCGCCACGTGACCTGGCCGTTCATGACGCCGGTCATCTTCTACAACCTGGTCACCGGTGTCATCGGGACGTTCCAGGTCTTCAACCAGGCCTACGTGATGACGGAGGGCGGGCCGAACAACGCCACGCTCTTCTACATCTACTACCTGTACACGAAGGCCTTCACGGACAGCGAGATGGGGTACGCGAGCGCGCTCGCGTGGGTGCTCTTCCTGATCGTCATGGTGGTCACCGTGGTGTTGTTCCGGAACGCACGCAGCTGGGTGTTCTACGAGATGGGAGACGCGCGATGA
- a CDS encoding extracellular solute-binding protein, with protein sequence MTGSPNLSRRDVLKIGGGLAATVGIGGSLAACSGGNEFEYMFWGSTGEQDAIEAMLAGFQDTQEDLTIKPVYTPADYDTKLNALVASGNVPDLGYVQPAMAYRLAEQGKLLDLAPHFDEYPSLGQRLPGSYFYWEEDKCLGTQGANETVITFYNRAAFAETGAQPPPASAAEAWDWDTYVENAYLLTADQSGRRPDEAGFDPTQVARFGTLASMWSGAWYGLLLSAGVDVVDSSGTRTMLDSPEAIDMFQKLVDLMYEHRVAPSPSQLGNNAPSMAVQLASGRLGMAIDGQWALLDVSQADFDFGVGVLPSLGTPKTTAMGGPTAIFADTEYVEQALELYAFQSDPDQVDLFSSGLWMPLEEKYYTDPEAIASWTDNDAHPPEYKTAVIDYTLENSQTYFTQKLRNVEEIDRLITSTTERIQTGEEDVATVMGELAAQLNDGMLQGVYPSAPQ encoded by the coding sequence ATGACAGGTTCACCGAACCTCAGCCGCCGGGACGTCCTCAAGATCGGCGGTGGCCTCGCCGCCACCGTTGGCATCGGCGGATCGCTGGCCGCGTGCAGCGGCGGCAACGAGTTCGAGTACATGTTCTGGGGGTCGACGGGTGAGCAGGACGCCATCGAAGCCATGCTCGCCGGCTTCCAGGACACCCAGGAGGACCTCACGATCAAGCCGGTCTACACGCCGGCCGACTACGACACGAAACTCAACGCGCTCGTCGCGAGCGGCAATGTTCCCGACCTGGGATACGTCCAGCCGGCCATGGCCTACCGCCTCGCGGAGCAGGGCAAGCTGCTCGACCTCGCGCCCCACTTCGACGAGTATCCGAGCCTGGGGCAACGGCTGCCCGGGTCCTACTTCTACTGGGAGGAGGACAAGTGTCTCGGCACCCAGGGCGCGAACGAGACGGTCATCACCTTCTACAACCGCGCCGCGTTCGCCGAGACGGGCGCGCAGCCGCCACCCGCCTCGGCCGCCGAGGCGTGGGACTGGGACACCTACGTCGAGAACGCCTACCTGCTCACGGCCGACCAGAGCGGCCGCCGCCCGGACGAGGCCGGGTTCGACCCAACCCAGGTGGCCAGGTTCGGAACGCTCGCGAGCATGTGGTCAGGGGCCTGGTACGGACTGCTGCTGAGCGCCGGTGTCGACGTGGTCGACTCCAGCGGTACCCGCACGATGCTCGACAGCCCCGAGGCCATCGACATGTTCCAGAAGCTCGTCGACCTCATGTACGAGCACCGGGTCGCGCCGTCGCCGTCCCAGCTCGGCAACAACGCACCGTCGATGGCCGTCCAGCTCGCCTCCGGGCGCCTCGGGATGGCCATCGACGGGCAGTGGGCGCTCCTGGACGTCTCACAGGCCGACTTCGACTTCGGGGTCGGGGTGCTGCCGAGCCTCGGCACGCCCAAGACGACCGCGATGGGCGGACCGACGGCGATCTTCGCGGACACCGAGTACGTGGAGCAGGCGCTCGAGCTGTACGCGTTCCAGTCCGATCCGGATCAGGTCGACCTGTTCAGCAGCGGGCTCTGGATGCCGCTCGAGGAGAAGTACTACACCGATCCCGAGGCGATCGCCTCGTGGACGGACAACGACGCGCATCCGCCGGAGTACAAGACCGCCGTCATCGACTACACGCTCGAGAACTCGCAGACCTACTTCACCCAGAAGCTACGCAACGTCGAGGAGATCGACCGGCTCATCACCTCCACGACCGAACGCATCCAGACCGGCGAGGAGGACGTCGCGACCGTCATGGGTGAGCTCGCCGCCCAACTCAACGACGGCATGCTCCAGGGCGTCTACCCCTCCGCTCCGCAATGA
- a CDS encoding glycoside hydrolase family 127 protein, whose translation MSVSSSPHARPAPSPATLRSAGAGPVDPVAATALRPLPLGAIRLTSGFLADLERENGQVSVTRGHDHLERERAWDNFTHAAAREQASPHAGPVFEDGEAFKWLEAVAWELGHRDDPDLGRWLTEYADLVRRAQADDGYLSTFNQAAGRRGRYEWISYDHEIFNMATMIQAGVAQYRTTGSTVLLDVARRAADHLDTTFGWGKREETCGHPLVEMALVELYRVTRERRYLDLATYFVEVRGRGTLTDPTWQGWTSVYFSDRIGVRETAYPEGHAVRAVYFASGATDVALENGDTALLAALRRQWDNMVEAKMYVNGSLGSRWEGEAFGDPYELPTDRGYGETCAAIASLQWSWRLLIATGEAKYADLIERQFYNAVLSGVSLDHDKYFYVNALQVRDGALAYDSRMAASGRHEWFGCSCCPTNLMRTLATISQYVATATDGGVQIHQFAAAQIDGDGLAVRVATGYPWDGDVVVEVTGADGRERELAIRVPSWARGAELDVDGVAVPVDAGTYARLRRVWNTGQRLTLRLPMAPRTEHGHHRVDAVRGAVALWRGPLLYTIEQVDQVPGVLVDDVVMVGANVRVEHRDVLGGVPAVVLDGRAAPDGPAVDIVAIPYFMWANREIGPMKVWLPVAP comes from the coding sequence GTGAGCGTCTCGTCCTCACCCCATGCCCGTCCCGCCCCGAGCCCGGCCACCCTCCGCAGCGCCGGCGCCGGCCCCGTCGACCCGGTCGCCGCCACCGCGCTGCGCCCGCTCCCCCTCGGCGCCATCCGGCTGACCAGCGGGTTCCTCGCGGATCTCGAACGTGAGAACGGGCAGGTGTCCGTCACCCGTGGCCACGACCACCTCGAGCGGGAGCGCGCCTGGGACAACTTCACCCACGCCGCGGCGCGCGAGCAGGCATCGCCCCATGCCGGCCCCGTCTTCGAGGACGGGGAGGCGTTCAAGTGGCTCGAGGCGGTCGCGTGGGAACTCGGGCACCGCGATGACCCCGACCTGGGCCGCTGGCTCACGGAGTATGCCGACCTGGTCCGCCGCGCCCAGGCCGACGACGGCTACCTGAGCACGTTCAACCAGGCCGCCGGCAGGCGGGGCCGCTACGAATGGATCTCCTACGACCACGAGATCTTCAACATGGCCACGATGATCCAGGCCGGCGTTGCCCAGTACCGCACCACGGGCAGCACCGTCCTGCTCGATGTCGCCCGCCGCGCCGCCGACCACCTCGACACCACGTTCGGCTGGGGCAAGCGCGAGGAGACCTGTGGCCACCCGCTCGTCGAGATGGCGCTCGTGGAGCTGTACCGGGTGACCCGCGAGCGCCGCTACCTGGACCTCGCGACCTACTTCGTCGAGGTCCGCGGCCGCGGCACCCTCACCGACCCCACCTGGCAGGGCTGGACCTCGGTGTACTTCAGTGACCGCATCGGTGTCAGGGAGACGGCCTACCCGGAGGGCCACGCGGTCCGCGCCGTCTACTTCGCCTCCGGCGCCACCGACGTCGCCCTCGAGAACGGCGACACGGCCCTGCTGGCCGCGCTGCGGCGACAGTGGGACAACATGGTCGAGGCGAAGATGTACGTCAACGGCAGCCTCGGCTCACGCTGGGAGGGCGAGGCGTTCGGCGACCCGTACGAGTTGCCGACCGACCGCGGTTACGGCGAGACGTGCGCCGCGATCGCCTCGCTCCAGTGGAGCTGGCGGCTGCTGATCGCCACGGGCGAGGCGAAGTACGCCGATCTCATCGAGCGGCAGTTCTACAACGCCGTGCTGTCCGGGGTCTCCCTCGACCACGACAAGTACTTCTACGTCAATGCGCTCCAGGTCCGTGACGGTGCCCTCGCCTACGACTCGCGGATGGCTGCCAGCGGTCGCCACGAGTGGTTCGGTTGCTCCTGCTGCCCGACGAACCTGATGCGCACCCTCGCCACGATCAGCCAGTACGTGGCGACGGCGACCGACGGCGGTGTCCAGATCCACCAGTTCGCCGCCGCGCAGATCGACGGCGACGGCCTCGCGGTACGGGTCGCGACCGGATATCCGTGGGACGGTGACGTCGTCGTCGAGGTCACCGGGGCGGACGGGCGCGAACGCGAGCTCGCGATCCGGGTCCCATCCTGGGCGCGGGGCGCCGAACTGGACGTCGACGGCGTGGCCGTCCCCGTCGACGCGGGCACCTACGCACGCCTGCGACGCGTCTGGAACACCGGCCAGCGGCTCACCCTGCGGCTGCCGATGGCCCCGCGCACCGAGCACGGCCACCACCGTGTCGACGCCGTACGCGGCGCCGTCGCGCTCTGGCGCGGTCCGCTCCTGTACACGATCGAGCAGGTCGACCAGGTCCCGGGCGTCCTCGTCGACGACGTCGTCATGGTCGGCGCGAACGTGCGCGTCGAGCACCGCGACGTCCTCGGCGGGGTGCCCGCCGTGGTCCTCGACGGCCGGGCAGCACCGGACGGACCAGCCGTCGACATCGTCGCCATCCCCTACTTCATGTGGGCGAACCGCGAGATCGGACCGATGAAGGTCTGGCTGCCCGTCGCGCCCTGA
- a CDS encoding LacI family DNA-binding transcriptional regulator: MTASKKRATIRDVAARAGVSPGTVSKALNHSGSVSTDTRARIVAAAEEIDFRPNELARSVFERRSFTVGMITTDSFERFSVPVMLGAEDALGAGRISVFLCDSRDDPIRERHYIDVLMGRRVDGFIVTGRSSNVRAPLPVEPGFPVVYALTPTARPEDCSIVVDDTQVGAVAGEHFVRMGRRSVAHITGPEHFDAVQQRSKGLAGALAAAGLEQAGPTYHGNWSEAWGHQAAQMVLRASPDVDAIYCGSDLIARGVLDGLRDLGRAVPDEIAVIGTDNWEVIATGARPAMTTIDTQLTQIGRLAAQRLLDAIAGRPHSGTERVPGRLVLRGSTN; this comes from the coding sequence ATGACCGCGTCGAAGAAGCGCGCAACGATCCGCGACGTCGCTGCGCGCGCGGGGGTCTCACCGGGCACGGTCTCGAAGGCCCTGAATCACAGCGGGAGCGTCAGCACCGATACGCGTGCTCGGATCGTCGCGGCGGCGGAGGAGATCGACTTCCGGCCGAACGAGCTCGCCAGGAGTGTGTTCGAACGTCGCAGCTTCACGGTCGGGATGATCACCACGGACAGCTTCGAGAGGTTCAGTGTCCCGGTGATGCTCGGCGCCGAGGATGCCCTCGGGGCCGGTCGGATCTCCGTCTTCCTCTGCGACAGCCGCGACGACCCGATCCGGGAGCGTCACTACATCGACGTGCTCATGGGTCGTCGGGTCGACGGCTTCATCGTCACCGGCCGCAGCTCGAACGTGCGGGCGCCGCTGCCCGTCGAGCCCGGCTTCCCGGTCGTGTACGCGCTCACGCCCACGGCCCGGCCCGAGGACTGTTCGATCGTTGTCGACGACACCCAGGTCGGTGCCGTCGCCGGCGAACACTTCGTGCGGATGGGGCGACGGTCCGTCGCGCACATCACCGGGCCCGAGCACTTCGACGCCGTTCAGCAGCGTTCCAAGGGGCTCGCGGGTGCGCTGGCCGCGGCCGGGCTGGAACAGGCCGGCCCGACGTATCACGGCAACTGGAGCGAGGCCTGGGGCCACCAGGCGGCACAGATGGTGCTGCGCGCCAGCCCCGACGTCGACGCGATCTACTGCGGCAGCGACCTGATCGCCCGTGGCGTCCTCGACGGGCTTCGGGATCTGGGCCGCGCCGTGCCGGACGAGATCGCCGTCATCGGCACCGACAACTGGGAGGTCATCGCCACCGGTGCGCGGCCCGCCATGACCACGATCGACACGCAGCTCACGCAGATCGGCCGGCTGGCGGCGCAGCGGCTCCTCGATGCGATCGCGGGCCGGCCCCACTCCGGCACCGAACGCGTGCCCGGCCGCCTGGTGCTGCGCGGCTCCACGAACTGA
- a CDS encoding NADP-dependent oxidoreductase, which produces MRAITYSRYGGPDVLELTEDHPMPLVGPDSVLIRVRAAAVNPVDWKAREGYLDSFVAAHFPVVPGWDVAGVVERLGLDTPDYAVGDEVYGYVRTDVISGGTFAEYVAAPVRTLAHKPTSLTWEEAAGVPLAGLTALQLVRRTAVGPGRSVLVHAAAGGVGAFAVQIALARGAYVIGTASPANHDFLRSLGAEPVAYGDGLVERVRALAPEGVDVILDLVGGTLDDTPALLRAGGTIGSITDAAARDTYGGQYVWARPDTTDLRELAELADSGALRVEVARVYPLEEAAAALVENQRGHTRGKLVIRV; this is translated from the coding sequence ATGCGAGCGATCACCTACTCCCGCTACGGCGGACCCGACGTCCTCGAGCTCACCGAGGACCACCCGATGCCGCTGGTCGGGCCGGACTCCGTGCTGATCCGGGTCCGGGCGGCGGCCGTGAATCCGGTCGACTGGAAGGCCCGCGAGGGATACCTCGACTCGTTCGTCGCCGCTCACTTCCCGGTCGTACCCGGGTGGGACGTGGCCGGCGTGGTGGAGCGGCTCGGGCTGGACACTCCCGACTACGCCGTCGGCGACGAGGTGTACGGCTACGTGCGTACGGACGTCATCTCCGGCGGCACGTTCGCCGAGTACGTGGCCGCGCCGGTGCGGACCCTCGCCCACAAGCCGACCTCCCTGACCTGGGAGGAGGCGGCCGGAGTACCCCTCGCCGGGCTCACCGCCCTCCAGCTGGTCCGACGCACCGCCGTCGGGCCCGGCCGAAGCGTCCTGGTGCACGCCGCCGCGGGCGGCGTCGGGGCGTTCGCCGTTCAGATCGCGCTCGCGCGCGGGGCCTACGTGATCGGCACGGCCTCGCCCGCGAACCATGACTTCCTGCGCTCACTGGGGGCCGAGCCGGTGGCCTACGGCGACGGCCTGGTCGAGCGCGTGCGCGCCCTGGCACCCGAGGGCGTGGACGTGATCCTCGACCTGGTCGGCGGCACCCTGGACGACACACCGGCGCTGCTGCGCGCCGGCGGCACGATCGGATCGATCACCGACGCCGCCGCCCGGGACACCTACGGCGGCCAGTACGTCTGGGCCCGGCCGGACACCACCGACCTGCGCGAGCTCGCCGAGCTCGCCGACTCCGGCGCGCTCCGGGTGGAGGTCGCCCGGGTCTATCCGCTCGAGGAGGCCGCGGCCGCGCTCGTGGAGAACCAACGCGGACATACCCGCGGCAAGCTGGTGATCCGCGTCTGA